A stretch of DNA from Plasmodium brasilianum strain Bolivian I chromosome 3, whole genome shotgun sequence:
ttttcttcatttgcatatttaagttgtaatttttttaagatttaataattttaatatattttgcttcATACAATTGCATGGAAATATACGTGTAtaacttcctttttttttggaaattaCAAACTGATATGGTAAATGTGTAAATAAGACTGAAATGTAGAAGTACGATTCGGTTATttcttttgaatatatatagtacattaagtatttttcataatatgcacttatgtacatatatatgtctatatgtatatttatttatctgcTTATTAAttcagaaattttttttcttgaattttttttttttttttcatttttacctTGCTTGTACATAAACTATTATTGATAGCTGTATGTTTTACCAATTTGGTTATGTAATTAATATTGTGATATAttccaaatatttttttgtcatctggaatttttatttaattattttttctttaagtTGAGTTAAAAATGAACCATATTTAAATAGGAAACAAAGAATTATACATGAGTATGTGCATACGtatgtagtatatatatatacgtacatgtatatatgcacatttgaatatgtaaatatatgtacttaaaaaatactcCCATTAGTCACTTTTGTACCAAAATATGGAGGCAATAAAAATTCTGtatcttcatatatatgaagatgtgaaaacaaacaaaattcGAAAGTTGTTAGAAGATGAATATGGAAAAGACAACGTAATATCGTCTAAAGATAAGTCTAAGGCATTggatatattcattttaatttttatatatgttttgtgTATGTGTTGTAttgtttttgtattttacaTCTTAAGTAGAACAACtgaatatgcatacatattaaTACTTCCTGGTGTCCTTTTTACAATGactgtttttttcattggATCAATAATCATATATGAGGTGCTTTATCGTAGGTGTTTAAAAAAAGCTAATAAGTTGTTTGAGAAATATAAGCCTAATGTGATTGTTGCTTATCAGTTTGGGTGCATTTTAGCTATGCACCTGACAGGACCAAGAGTGCCCATGGTacttaaattaaaaagaaagcggtgtatatgtatacatacatatgcgtacatacatatacatatatatacttacatatacatatatatacatacatatacatatatatacatacatatacatacatatacatatatatacatatatatacatatacatatgtatacacaatATCAAGAAGAGCCAATAAGTACGAATATCATAAGTGAATGTAAATTGTGCCCTGTTTAATATGAAAGATGTTGTTACgtgcatattatttaaagtttaataaataacaaacgatattccttttttttctcttttattttgtcctTTACTTTGTCCTATGCTTCCTCCTTTGCGTTAATTTTCATTCTACCCTTTTTCCCAATTCGTTTAAACAACTTTTCGGTTTCAACTTTTCAGCTGCTAATATCGCCAGTTCaggaaaatttattttcaaaaagaaTACGAAATGAAGTAAACATATCTGATTTCCCttacataatatttgttCACTCAACTACGGACCGAAAAAGAAATTTGAGTAAATCTTTAGATTTAATTGAATCGTTAGATAAACGAAAGTATAGGGTTGAAATAGTAAATGATGACTTTGGCTTAGAATTAATAAGCAACTCGGATTACAAAAATTGGGTTGATGAAGTTTATGCTCAGACTAAAGGGGATTTAAAACGAGCATCAAAAAGTGGTAGTACCATTGACGAGTCTTTGTTCGCAAATGCATAGTTCGCCTGTACGCGCAAAAGTATATAGTGCAATAAAAATGTGGTTACTTCCTTTTAAGGGTCGTGAGATGAagttttgaataattttcgAGACAGCTAGCAGCTTAATGTTTGGACATCCATTCTCTCACCATTCACTCGtgtatttgtttgtttgtgtCCTTTGTGTGCCCAATTGCTTATTCATATGTGCGTACCTGTTCATACATCTCCTTGCCTTATGAATCCCTTATCTCTGTTTTTACCTCTGTTTTTATGCCTATGATGATATATATCAAAGGAGCAAAGTAGGGCAACGAAATGATGAAGagacaaaaaataaacattattattttattttttttccttttcttttttttgtttttaactTCCAAAAAATTGcgaagaaataattttaaaattgattAATCATTGCTTAAGCTCGTTtcacatatgtatgcattcGCATGTTCATACACACTTACATGTgcattacttttttttcttttttaaaattttacaacaccatttttgaaatttaaaaTAGGAATTGTACACACTGTCTAATAGATTGTGTTCATTTTGTTCTAAAGAAATAAAGTCCGCACTAATgggatgaagaaaaaaaaaaaaaaattatactattCACTAGCAATATGTAAAATGTACAATTTATCCAATTTACagtttgcttttttttttttttttttttttttttttaattattaaaaatgacaTTTAATTGgtttatacaaataaaagcTTCTATATTTGcctctttaattttttgaataattatttcttcattACTGCGAATAAGCATAAGCCAATTTTATGcagttaattttaaaaagttgtGTGCTGCGCAGGAACATAGATACGATATATCTGAGCCTGCTTTAATATTGCGCACAAAAacataattcatttattactatttttattattttaactaTAAAGAGGTATATAATAGTGTTTAATAGttgtataaattttacaGCAAGGTAACATAGTACACATAGGTGTTCCTAAAATTATagctttttatatattatttgtgtcagaaatggaaagaaatgatttgttcatattacgaaaaagaaaaacgccaaattgaatgaaaaaattttccatTCACGTgaaattagtaaaaatagAGGATATGACTAAAATGGGAGAACGGGGCACACAACATTGTGCATACAATTTAatgcgtatatgtatatattttcagtaatatatatatatatatatatatgtatgtatgtatatatgtatgtatatatgtatgtatatatgtatgtatatatgtatgtatatatgtatgtatatatgtatgtatatatgtatgtatatatgtatgtatgtatatatgtatgtatgtatatatgtatgtatatatgtatgtatatatgtatgtatgtatgtacctgactcattttcattatataattacgCAAACGAGAGTATACTGTTGGGGAGTAGGACCGTAGATCGCTGTGCAACGATAAAACGTTTCTTCATCTCGTACTCTTACTCTTACCCCTTCTCATATTCacataatgttttttaaatttaaccCATGCTAATTTTAGTTTCCTAAAAGTATATCTTTCCTTCCTTTACCATTCCAGTTCTTTTAATatcgaatatttttttttttttttttttttaatttcacatttttgctatatattaagagtaaatttataatgtatACCTGTATAgcaattatatttatgcaaaaaagaatgaagtaaaataaagcaaaagaaaaatatggtAGAATAAGGCAAAATCTAgcagaaaaaagaaaatagagaaaaataaagcagACTATAGCATAATTTAgctaaataaacaaaataaagtgGTACTGCGCAggataaaaagatataatttttttttttttttttttttttttttctttttcaactAACTTCGAAATGGTTGAGATAAGATTAAAAACGCAGAACTCAAGTTGCGAGTTTAACTTAGACTTTAATGAGGTCAAACTGCCAAatgatttaaatattttaaaagatttaGAAAAAGAAGTGGAAAATTCTATTTATTATCTTAAAAGATCTAAtgaggaaataaaaaaatatgatccCGAAGGCAAGGATAACGATTTGTTCTTAgcattaaatgaaaataaatttgccTTGAgtagaaaagaagaaaggctcaagttaataaaaagcaaaatacaGAATTTAGAATGTACAAAAGATAATTCTAGTGATATAAAAAACAGTTTACTAAGTAGTAACCCtttaaaaagattaaatGAAGAATCAGATACATCTGAGCTTTACGAAAATGAGCATGACAAGGATGAGAAAAATAGTACTTCAGAGAAGGATAATATACAAGCAGATCATTTAAACGTTAACAAGGTAAGCAATCCAAATAGGCATCAAAATAAGGACTTCCCTAATGATAAGGATTATAACAGTGTAACAGTCCAGTGTACTGGGGGGGAAGAGGTGCAAGGGGCCAAAACTGTTGTAGAGGAAAGTGGTATATACTTGTAGAAAATGTAACAGGGTGTACCCATGTGCATGCACGCATacgtatgcacatataaatatatatctatatgtgtgcataatTGCGATGTTTACGGTATACCCCCTCTGTGCGCACTGTGTACAAAGCAGTCTGCATTGAATCTcggtttttatatttatttaaataaataaataaataaataaataaatatatatataatatatatatatatatatatatatatatatgtatattcaaaTTGCACTGCAATATTTCCATCctcctttttataaaagacaATGCGTATAAGATATTTCCCTTCGAACTGTAAGAAACCTGCATTTGTGTGgagcctttttttttattttagtataataccatatataaaacatttttctcGTATAGTAAGCTAATTTTGTATATCCCTTCAATATAAAATGAGCTGTTGGGAGGTTGTGACAATTACTCTTTACATGATGAATACAGGCAGTTATCTTTCCAGTGCTCCGGGTTATTCAACAATCGACATGTTCCGTTACGATGCACTGTACTGTGCTATTTTTGCTTTTGCATTTATGTTTGCATTTTCGTTTGCATTTATGTCTGCTTTTTCATTTGCATTTATGTGTGCATTTTCGTTTGCATTTTCGTTTGCATTTTCGTTTGCATTTTCGTTTGCATTTTCGTTTGCATTTTCGTTTGCATTTTCGTTTGCATTTATGTTTGCATTTTCATTTGCATTTATGTGTGCATTTTcgtttgcatttttttttttttttttttttaattaatacatCCCTTTTACTTCAAAAGGAGTCGAAATGATTTTCCAAAATTTTTGAGTTACAAAAGTTTGCCATTTAAAACATGACATCGAAAAACATTGTTAAGAAAGTGTATGATATATAACattgcaaaaaaaagtataacaCTTCAAATGCTAAAAcgaaggaaaagaaaaaagcaaaaacacCACTTGTCATCGTTGCAAGGATTAATTTCATGAGTTCCCCGAAAACGCAGAAGGCCATAAGCGGTCGGACAgcctgaaaaaaaaaaaaaaaaaaaaaaaaatatgaacacaCATACAAACACATAcccatgtatatatatatatatatatatatatatattatatatatatatatatatgtatacacgtaaggtcatatgtacatatttacatgaaCTGTTCAGAACGTGCGCGAAAACGGATGTACACGTGTGGctcatttttatgtacacaCATGATTACACATATTAGTGCAAACATTTTGCTCACTTTAAGAGCATTATGCATAAAACCTGAAAGGTAGTTCTGGccatgtaaataaaaaaaaatcgatAGCTTAGAATATATTTGATGGCAAATTTGGACATATCGACAATGTTGACATAATGATTTAAGGATGGTAAACTTTTAACTAAATTTAAGGGTgttatatccttttttattctttcattGTAATATCTGTAAGAGTCCTTTTTATCATCTATAATTGATTTGTCCATTTTTTTGGATGTCATATGATATCTCCTCGATAGGCAGCTTAAGACCTACGTCCAAATGGGTTTgaggaaatgaaaaaggtTAACAGACTATGGTTGAAAAATCCATGCACgggcatacatacatatgcatacatacatatatatatatatatatatatatatatatatatgtgtacgcattcacgtacgtacgtatgtatcACGTGGGTATGTGCGCGTGTATGCATTCACGTATGAAGGTATATATCAACCGAATAAACCCTTTtactcatttatttattttattttattttttttttttgacattCTTGAAATGCGCTTTTTCTCACAGATGAATAGCATTTGTAGGTATCCAAAAAGTAAAGATTGCTCCTCCATATATATGGGCTAACCCTAAAGTTTAATTGTAAAAGAAGGGAAAGaatggtaaaataaaataaagtaaaacaaattattgaTGAGGGACGGGAGAGGGGGGAGATTTGCATTATCCTtgtcatttcatttttatatacccTTCAGTTAATTTTCCGAAAACCTTTCCACTCATTTTGCTGTTGAATTTAAGGAGTTTTTCATGTTACACGTTTATCCTCTCGTACATCCGCTTGTTTATCAATTTacacttttttaatataattcttttattttataacatacaagaaaaaaaaaaaaaaaaaaaataatatataccgaaatttataattcataaaaaaaggtgtacataatatatatatgtattatttacgtatgtatatttgctgtgcacattatttataacaaatGCGTAACGCTAAATTTATCAGATGAAGTATCTTCTTGATTTGGGTCAAAGTTATCCTCTATGTGCAAATgcacaatttaaaaaaaaagatacgtTCGTTCGAAATAgatttatattaacataaaaatgaacagaAATATtgcaatataaaaatgattcaataaaaagaaaaaaagaaaaaaaaagaaaaaaaaaaggaaaaaaaaaaggaaaaaccaAATAGCAAAAGGTAGTACCAAAGGGCATTATCAAACGGAATTGCCAAACGGAATTGCCAAACGGAAATACCAAAAACGTCTTATATGAACGACGTAATACCATCCCTTTTTAAGCcctcaaaaaataatacgtaAATAAAAGCTTTAAAGGgttgtataatataataataactacAGCAtccaaaaatttaaaaacgtTAAATCGTTAACTCCAAAAATGAAGTAGAGAAGTAGAGAAGTAGAGAAGTAGAGAAGTAGAGAAGTGAAGAAGTGaagaaatgaagaaatgaagaaattaagaaaggaagaaatgaagaaaggaaaaaaaaaaaaaaaaaaaaaaaaaaagttcaaaaattgaaaggcaatttttattagtatataCACCTGAACAAACACAAGGACAAAATACCTGTTTTGTTGaactgcaaaaaaaaaaaaaaaaaaaaaaaaaaatggaaaaaacggcaaaaatggaaaaaatgacGAATAGCGaataacaaataatgaataatgaATAATGACAAAAGGACAGAAGATGCAAAGGAGctaataaaatggaataaaaaaaaaaaaaaaaaataaataagacgATACAAATAAGCtagttataataaaagaacaaCTAATGAATGCAAGTAAAAATCAATACAACATTTTAGAAGGAACGAATGAGGGTTCTTAATATGTTAATGAAtaagtgaatatatatatatatatatatatatatataaacacacatatatatacacatatatatacacatatacatgtgtatatatatatacacatatatgtacgtttgtatgtatttgtacatatgtatgtatacacacgTGTGCTTTTATTGACGCTcgtttttcctttcttcTAACTTGGATTTTTTGCCCCATCTGAATGAACGTCATTATAGATCAGTTGGACATTTCGCTAATATTAAatctttttccatttatgtaaaaattttcactactttataaggaaaaaagataaaataaaaaaaatgaaaacaaaataaacatacaaaaaaagatacatacatacgtacatatatacatacatacatacgcaGATAAACGGATAaacaaatagataaataaaagaacaagTCTTTTCCCTCATCAttctcttaatttttttttttttgtaaaatatacacacacacattaATATCATTCCAAATGgacaaatatgaaaaaatacgGGATATAGGAAAAGGAAACTATGGGAATACAATACTCGTTAgggacaaaaaaaatgatcagtaatattttttctctttgcagaaataaagaaaaaaaaaaaaataaaataaataaattaattaaacacaacaaaatgacaaaacaacaaaatgacaaaacaacaaaatgacaaaacaacaaaatgacaaaacaacaaaacgacaaaacaacaaaacgacaaaacaacaaaacgacaaaacaacaaaacgacaaaacaacaaaacgacaaaacaacaaaacgacaaaacaacaaaatggaatgttttttttttttttattataaagttatgtaatgaaaataataaacatctCCCAGATGTcccaaaaggaaaaaaggcaGTGTTTGAAGGAAGTTGAAGTATATTggaaaatacattttacgggaaaagataaaaatatgcacatgtgAACACATGAacacatacatgcatacataaacgcatatatataaattcatatatacaagtGCACATATACTTaagtgtgtatatatataagtccatatatatatatatttttgtgtgTGCGCGTATGTACGTGGTTGTACGCATGCGTGTGAGCATGTTTACGTGCTGATATATGCGGCCTTTTTCTATTCGCGTTCTTATGCATCTTGCAGCTACTATCAAAACTAAACCACCCGTTTATAGTAAAGTATATAGAAAGCTACATAGAGGGAGATACACTCCGAATTGTTATGAAATATTGTAAAGGTGAACAAAtctataaatgaaaaaaggacATATAAACCTAATTTTagttaagaaaaataataaaatcttcattttatgtttttaattgtttCTAATGATATATGAAGGTGGAGACCTATACCactatattcaaaataagaAGAAACAAAATACACCTATAAAAGAAAAGCGTATATTAATTTGGTTCACTCAAATTCTAACCgctttaaaatttcttcacTCAAACCATATTTTGCACCGAGGTTAATATGCACTACTCTTCCCTGATCAGAAATGAGGAGGGGGAAAAAAGAGGCTCCGATTAGTAGCGCAAATGCGACGCATGCATGcaaatacacatacatatatacatgaatatgtacatatagaCGTGCATATACccgcacatatgtat
This window harbors:
- a CDS encoding hypothetical protein (conserved Plasmodium protein), which produces MEAIKILYLHIYEDVKTNKIRKLLEDEYGKDNVISSKDKCLKKANKLFEKYKPNVIVAYQFGCILAMHLTGPRVPMLLISPVQENLFSKRIRNEVNISDFPYIIFVHSTTDRKRNLSKSLDLIESLDKRKYRVEIVNDDFGLELISNSDYKNWVDEVYAQTKGDLKRASKSGSTIDESLFANA